The Cannabis sativa cultivar Pink pepper isolate KNU-18-1 chromosome 8, ASM2916894v1, whole genome shotgun sequence genomic interval AAGAGCAAAGAGAGGCTTCTCTTCTTGGGCAGCTTTAAGGGAATAAACGACGACGTAGTAATCGATGAGGAAAGAAGATGGGGATGCTGTACGTGTTTCCAGTCGATGAACAAAACGATGAACAAGTTGTTGAAAGATTCAGTTGATTTCGCCGGTAAGGCATGGGAAATGGGCAGGACCGATCCAAGAAAGGCCATTTACGCCATGAAAATGGGCCTAGCAATGGCCTTAGTTTCCTTGCTTATTTTCTGGAAAGATTCCTATCATAATATAGATCAGTACTCTGTCTGGGCAATCCTCACCGTCATTGTCATGTTCGAGTTCAGCATaggtaattaattaagtaactaataataaatagtccattaataataattcttcaataatctaattatttataattacacaGGTGCCACTTTGATTAAAGGGTTTAATCGTGGATTGGGAACGTTGATGGCTGCAATACTGGCTTTCGTCTTTGCTCAGCTGTCTTTACTGGCTGGGAAGCGGGGTGACGTTGTAATTGTGATAAGCATATTTATAGTAGGTTAGTATtattgattgttattattattatatatcattAGGCTTTAACAGCTAGCTCtaatatttgattaattatagtAGCGTGTTTTTCATCAGCATTTTTTGCGTCGTATTTGAGATTGTACCCAACAATGAAGCCGTATGACTATGGTTACCGAGTGTTCGTGATAACGTTCTGTATACTAATGCTTGCTGGGAATAGAACTGGGCAGTACAATGAGGCAGTAATTTCTCGATTGGTGCTCATTGCTTTGGGAGCTGGTGTTTGTTTCGTTGTTAATGTTTGTATATTTCCAATTTGGTCTGGCGAAGATTTGCACACCTTGGTCGTCAAAAATTTCAAAGGCGTTGCTTCTTCCTTGGAAGGTACCTACACACTTTACACTACACTACACTACAAATGTGTTCAGTAgatacattccaaaataattCCGTAAAGTTTTTCAAAAAGTTGAGGCCATTTTTGAAAATGTTTTACAATaaagtttcttttttattttttatttttttaaaaaaaaaagaaataagaaatatagtccttttcatttatatataatagaaACGATAAAGTTAGttatcccaaaaaaaaaaaaaacaattaataagTCCAAGTACAATCTTTTCAAAGAAGATGAAAGTAGGTTAAAGCTGTTATAAATATCCAAAGTTCAACCAAAAATATCTTAATGGTTTCTAATAAAGTTATTCTTAACAGCAAACACAATAACTAATGTAAAATAGTGACAGATGTAAAAGTTATTTAGTAAAATACACATCCAATAGAAGAGTTATAGTATTACTCCAAAGTTAGTATTACTCCAAAGTTTACCTAATGAATAGTAGTACTTAGCTAAATGTGTAGctacaacattttttttttatttatgtgtggCTACAACATTcttataattgttttattattttttatggtgTATTTTGTTGagttttaaattactattagtataattaagtatttagttatataaaacaaaatattaaccATGAAGGAATATCGTCAACAAATTCAAGAAAATACTCTAATAAcaatactttaaaattataaatatagaataatatatattgttaaaTATCAACTAATTCAAACAAGGGTATATAAAATATAACgtaaaaccaaaacaaaaataCATATACTAAATAAGGCTATATAGATACATACTTAAattttatctaatatttttaagTAAGAACAATGTCACTTAATTATGGAGTCAAAGTTAGTTATTTGTGTGTATATTTGAGTGTATTTAACTTACTATACATCTTCCATATCCAGATTCTTATCTATATTTTTGTTCATTTATTAGTATTTGTTTTAAATGATTTTCTTTGGAGGGACAAATAGGTTTACAATTACACTtaattttaaagatatttatgtttatttgtataaagatatttttttagtgtttatttaataactaaacatGTGTCAGACaggataaaaaagaaaaaaaaaaggtcaatagtcttttttttttatttttttatttaagcgtttatatattacaataccctttattttattgtaaaacTATGAATATGTTATTGAAAAGAAGGAAAACAGGTCAATGCTATAGTAATGATAATGTATAGGGAcacaaatagaataaaataaattttaatttgtatcgaaacaatattaattatttaattttgtgataaatttaattacagtactaaaataatatttatttctattaaaaaaaaagtaataataatatttatttaattaacaaaGATCTTATGATATATAGGGTTATTAatagttttcttttttacatGTATTGGAATGACTTTCCACCTAgctattttaaaatgaaatagtAGTGATTATAATGTGGATACGTATTAATTCTATCTTAAAAAGATGTCAAATAAACAGtaatttactacttgattaagTTAAATATGATGTGtaaaaacaaatattaataGTACTAGGACCAATTACATTCgttaataaaacacaaaatgcACATGCACGTGTATTATTTGTATAAACTAATTTTGAGGTTATTTACAAAATAGaaaaatcttattttaattatttaccatCATTTTGGATTTTGTGATAATGATGAGTATGTTGTAGTAGAATAGTATAAGTGAAATATTTAGTAGATAAAATGATGTCAAtttgaaacaaaataaaattatacagATTTGAGGATAATAAAAATCATATTCCctatatatgttatatgtatGCATTTGAAGCACACATAAtcgatattaatttttaattaacaaaatCCAATGCTTTGTTATTAATTTAGGGTGTGTAAAAGGGTACTTAGAGTGCATTGAGTATGAAAGAATACCTTCCAAGATTCTTACGTACCAAGCTGCAGAGGACCCACTCTACAAGGGCTACAGAACTGTGGTACAATCTTCAAGCCAAGAGGAAACACTGGTATGACTACACTACAACATTGTCTCCCACAAATAATTTCTCATCTACATATTCATGATTTGACAGAACAAAGaagaaagaatatatatatacaattgctactttatTAATTAATGAGTTTAATTAAATTCTTTTAATTATTGTGATGAAGTTTTAGTGAGAAAATTCATTATGTGCAATGAATCAAATAATGTCAGCTAGGATTTGCAGTATGGGAACCACCTCATGGTCGTTACCGAATGTACCAATATCCTTGGGAAAACTATGTCAAAGTGAGCGGTGCCGTTAGACACTGCGCCTTCACTGTCATGGCCCTTCATGGCTGCATTCTTTCCGAGATACAGGTCAGCTATATGCTCAACCACTAATAATCTTCATTATTATCATCATTATTATGTTCTGTcgtttctatatatatacaatgaGACATACTCAAATCTAGATCTAAAGATGACATCTTAATTATAACATATTGGGATTATTAATTGGATCTTTGGATCATAGAAATAATTCTATCtcaactaaataaaatatttgataGATCCATTATCTAACGCTAAAAATTCACATCTTAAACTTTACACGTGTAATATATATTCAAGGGTTAGGGGACTTTCTTAATTACAGTTACGCCCAATCAAGCCACCCACatatgtttagttttttttttttttttttttgttactaaAAGGAATAGTAGTGTTAATAAAAAGTATAAATTTTAtagagataaaaataaaaatataccaTTATTACATAATTAGTAGAAATATGCATTTATTTACACAATGTCGTCTAGCCGTGTGCCTTCCATTCACGCGATGAAAACAAAGGTACGAATGGGGTGTGGACATGCCTGGAAGTTTCATAAAAGATTATTTAATATCactatttgttttgttttggcacctaaatatttgtttatttcatAGTAAATTtgcttttgttttattttgtttttgttttgtttgttgaaGCTGAAATTATGCGAGCAtactaaatactattttggactatgtgttttacaaaagttattagttggaccctatattttgttaaatgataaaatagatcatgtattttttaaaatggtacaaataggacccggagcttaatttttgacaactttttttaatataaccaacttgaaaatataaacagatacagaaaatataaacagttttgtcataacacttttagatcggattattattaaattttattttgacaaaaaatcagttcagggtccaattttactattttgtaaaatacagggtctattttgtcatttaacaaaacagagggtccaatcggtaacttttgcaaaagacagggtccaaaataatatttactcatatatatatttgaaaaaagtTAGATTTGAGT includes:
- the LOC115701538 gene encoding aluminum-activated malate transporter 5, which translates into the protein MDPMFGHNFAEKSKERLLFLGSFKGINDDVVIDEERRWGCCTCFQSMNKTMNKLLKDSVDFAGKAWEMGRTDPRKAIYAMKMGLAMALVSLLIFWKDSYHNIDQYSVWAILTVIVMFEFSIGATLIKGFNRGLGTLMAAILAFVFAQLSLLAGKRGDVVIVISIFIVAFFASYLRLYPTMKPYDYGYRVFVITFCILMLAGNRTGQYNEAVISRLVLIALGAGVCFVVNVCIFPIWSGEDLHTLVVKNFKGVASSLEGCVKGYLECIEYERIPSKILTYQAAEDPLYKGYRTVVQSSSQEETLLGFAVWEPPHGRYRMYQYPWENYVKVSGAVRHCAFTVMALHGCILSEIQASAERRQVFRSELQRVGSEGAKVLRLLGNKVENMEKLGAKAGDILHEVHVAAEQLQKKIDQRSYLLVNSESWEIGGVIANTTIHHELQNISNIKDHNNFGKLGFKSLSETVLNLGTNYNITCDDDQDEKEDHDHKSDHYQQYIKTTSSEDDQIFVLTKQTSWPLPLSFGNNINGTTTDHDGDEGNHNDDIESKTYQSASALSLATFASLLIEFVARLQNVVDSFEELSEKAGFTDPMIITPIENKGLLSQLFSPKFIRCFGFKS